One stretch of Zingiber officinale cultivar Zhangliang chromosome 6B, Zo_v1.1, whole genome shotgun sequence DNA includes these proteins:
- the LOC121991429 gene encoding probable inactive serine/threonine-protein kinase fnkC translates to MALRKYVSNPKEGGEEAGKRTEPFRWMIDGFSTIANRGADMYYSRSFTACGFNWKLQLASVLEEDGEKYVGIYLLNDDADSKISKIKAIYKLFIYDQLHAEHIQKEGENYFHSKSHGFCCKVASNKFNCSKSGLLVNDRCVFGAQVLEAFACQSDEKGIHESLSLNKDLTPRIYTWVIKDVSKSKDKLISGTFAAGGYSWRIWLYPNLATYKDCLGVFLMMDNAASLSSKTSVYVDFSLCLLDLHNANHRKLTVKYLFSSKSATVGFPKFLSWKEVQDPSRGFLLNDTCIVEASVVVLGVDTIH, encoded by the exons ATGGCGTTGCGCAAATATGTTAGCAACCCAAAGGAAGGTGGAGAGGAGGCAGGCAAGAGAACAGAACCATTTAGGTGGATGATTGATGGTTTCTCAACGATTGCAAATCGTGGTGCTGATATGTATTACTCGAGGAGTTTCACAGCTTGTGGTTTTAACTG GAAGTTGCAACTGGCATCAGTTTTAGAAGAAGATGGTGAGAAATATGTTGGTATTTACCTCTTGAATGATGATGCAGATTCAAAAATCTCAAAGATCAAAGCAATCTACAAGCTCTTCATATATGATCAACTACATGCGGAGCACATACAAAAGGAAG gTGAAAACTATTTCCATAGCAAATCCCATGGATTTTGTTGTAAGGTTGCATCGAACAAGTTCAACTGTTCAAAATCTGGTCTACTTGTCAATGATCGTTGCGTCTTTGGAGCTCAAGTTTTGGAGGCTTTTGCATGCCAATCAGACGAAAAAGGAATCCATGAATCCTTGTCCCTTAACAAAGACCTAACTCCTCGAATATATACTTGGGTAATCAAGGATGTTTCCAAATCAAAGGACAAACTAATTTCTGGAACTTTTGCTGCAGGCGGCTACAGCTG GCGTATCTGGCTCTATCCAAACCTAGCCACATACAAAGACTGCCTTGGTGTTTTCTTGATGATGGACAATGCTGCTAGTCTTTCTTCCAAGACAAGTGTCTATGTGGATTTTAGCCTTTGCTTGTTGGATCTACACAATGCCAACCATCGGAAGCTTACag TGAAATATTTGTTCTCGTCAAAGAGTGCCACTGTGGGATTTCCCAAGTTCTTAAGCTGGAAAGAAGTACAAGATCCATCTAGAGGATTTCTGCTCAACGATACATGCATCGTCGAAGCATCCGTTGTGGTCCTTGGAGTAGACACCATTCATTGA